The Alnus glutinosa chromosome 7, dhAlnGlut1.1, whole genome shotgun sequence genome includes a region encoding these proteins:
- the LOC133874116 gene encoding serine carboxypeptidase-like 45 produces MQHQSWIIIGTICATLVHVCLTLDSPSGDDKIVSLPGQPQVSFQQYAGYVTIDEKQQRALFYYFVEAETEPASKPLVLWLNGGPGCSSIGAGAFSEHGPFRPSGDILVRNYYSWNKEANMLYLESPAGVGFSYSANTSFYDSVNDELTAQDNLVFLERWFTKFPEYKSRDFFITGESYAGHYVPQLAHLIIQSNAKFNLKGIAIGNPLLEFNTDFNSRAEFLWSHGLISDSAFESFTSICNYSQIRRQYASSGSLTPVCSKVFSQVSREISKFVDTYDVTLDVCLTSLLSQSEVLNQMQDTEKIDVCVEDETIKYLNRIEVQKAFHGRLIGVTTWTICSDVVKYDMQNLEIPTIHVLGALVKSGIRVLVYSGDQDSILPLTGTRTLVNGLAKELGLDTAVPYRAWFEGRQVAGWTQVYGDKLSFATIRGASHEAPFSQPKRSLVLLSAFLAGKPLPEVLS; encoded by the exons AGCCACAGGTCAGTTTCCAGCAATATGCAGGATATGTAACCATTGATGAAAAGCAACAGAGAGCTCTGTTTTACTACTTCGTTGAAGCAGAAACCGAACCAGCTTCGAAGCCTCTTGTTCTTTGGTTGAATGGCG GACCTGGCTGTTCATCGATTGGAGCTGGAGCCTTTTCCGAGCATGGGCCTTTTAGGCCAAGCGGAGACATTCTCGTCAGAAATTATTATAGCTGGAATAAAG AAGCAAATATGTTATACCTGGAATCACCAGCAGGAGTTGGATTCTCCTACTCTGCTAACACATCTTTCTATGATTCAGTGAACGATGAACTGACAG CACAAGACAACCTAGTGTTCCTCGAGCGCTGGTTCACAAAATTCCCAGAGTACAAAAGTAGAGATTTTTTCATCACAGGGGAGAGCTATGCAG GACACTATGTTCCACAACTTGCACACCTCATTATTCAATCTAACGCAAAATTCAATCTCAAGGGCATAGCT ATAGGGAATCCTCTACTGGAGTTCAATACTGATTTCAACTCCCGGGCTGAGTTCTTATGGTCTCACGGATTAATATCTGATTCAGCTTTTGAAAGTTTCACTTCAATCTGTAATTACTCCCAAATCAGAAGACAGTATGCAAGTAGTGGCTCTCTCACCCCTGTTTGCTCCAAAGTATTTAGCCAAGTTTCCAGAGAAATTAGTAAGTTTGTCGACACATATGATGTCACTCTTGATGTCTGTTTAACATCGCTTCTTTCGCAATCCGAAGTGTTGAATCAAATG CAAGACACAGAGAAAATAGATGTTTGTGTGGAAGATGAAACAATTAAGTACTTGAACCGGATAGAAGTACAGAAGGCTTTTCATGGTCGGCTTATTGGAGTCACCACATGGACTATTTGCAGCGA CGTCGTGAAATATGACATGCAAAATCTAGAAATACCTACCATCCATGTTCTGGGTGCACTTGTCAAGTCTGGCATCCGGGTGTTGGTATACAG CGGAGACCAAGATTCGATTCTCCCACTTACTGGGACACGGACACTTGTAAATGGACTGGCCAAGGAGTTGGGACTAGATACAGCTGTGCCTTACAGAGCCTGGTTTGAAGGAAGACAG GTAGCTGGATGGACACAAGTATATGGTGACAAGTTATCTTTCGCCACCATTAGAGGAGCATCGCATGAAGCTCCATTTTCACAGCCAAAGAGATCACTCGTTCTATTGAGTGCATTTTTGGCAGGAAAGCCACTGCCGGAAGTACTCTCATAG